CCGGCAACGTCTACCCGGCCGCGGCCGTCGCGAAGGACGTCGCGCCCGACGAGTCCGGGGCCGTCCAGGCCGTCGTCGACTGGTACGGGATCCACGATCTGCTCGAGTTGCCGGGCGGAGAGGCGTCGCTCGAGTCGCTTCTGCTCGGCGGTCCGGTCTCGGAAAATCAAGACGAGGCTCGACGCGCGAGTCCGGTCACCTACGTAACGGAGGACACGCCGCCGTTTTGCATCATGCACGGCCGTCAGGATCAGGTGGTCTCCGTCGAGCAGAGCCGGCTCCTGTTCGACGCGCTGCAGGAGGTCCAGGTCGAGGCGACGTTCTACGAACTCCACGACCTCGGCCACGTCTGGGGCGCCGACTCCGAACGGACGGCGATGAACGTCCTCGAGACTACCCAGCCTGCACAGAGCGTGACGGCGACGGCCCATCTCGAGGCGGGCGAATCGACGAAGACGGCGCTCGCCGACCACCCGCCGGCAGGTCCGGACGCGATCGGCACGTTCCTGGATCGAACGCTGCGGTAACGGGGAGTGGCGGTTAACGTCCGTCGATCGACTGCGGTTACTCCAGATCGACTCGAGGCAACGCGCCGGTCTGAACTGTCGCCGTCGCGACGAAGAGGACGAGGAGGACCACCGTCCAGTGAAACCACGCCAGAAGGGAAAACGGCCACGCCCCGATCCACGCCGCTGTGATCGTAGCGACAGCGACGGTAGAAGCGATAGCGGAGTAGTTGTCCCAAGAACGCCCGTCGCCGTGAACGGCGGACAGGTAGCGTTCCACGTCCGCCAATCCGTCAGTGGGCGTTATTATACCTCGATCGCTGTCGAAAGCGATGACACCGCAATCGTCCATCGTCGGCAGGTGCCCTTGCTGGAGTGCGGTGTAAACCCGTTTGCGTTGGTGGTAGCTGACCGCCTCGAGACGAATGTCGTTCTCCGCTGCGGCGACTCGGCGAGCGAGCGTGTCGAGACTCACGGCCCCACCCTGCCGCTCGAGAACGCGAACGACGTGTCGTCGGCGGGGGTCCGATAGCACGTCGAAGATATCCGCCTCGGAGAGGGTGGACGAATTACTGGAGGGTGTCATTTCTTTCCCGTCGCAAAGCTATTAGAACGTATCAGTATTAATTTATTTAATTCGGATACGTACGGTAGCGTACTACTATAGAAAATGTGTGCGAGCGATCGATCGAAATCAGAAACGGTACGCTCGAGGGCTGATCGACGGTCAGTACGTCAACGTATCGACGACGCGCCCATCGGCGTCCTCGAGGGTGCCGTCTCCCCGTCG
The DNA window shown above is from Halopiger xanaduensis SH-6 and carries:
- a CDS encoding DUF7344 domain-containing protein, which translates into the protein MTPSSNSSTLSEADIFDVLSDPRRRHVVRVLERQGGAVSLDTLARRVAAAENDIRLEAVSYHQRKRVYTALQQGHLPTMDDCGVIAFDSDRGIITPTDGLADVERYLSAVHGDGRSWDNYSAIASTVAVATITAAWIGAWPFSLLAWFHWTVVLLVLFVATATVQTGALPRVDLE